The following proteins come from a genomic window of Rissa tridactyla isolate bRisTri1 chromosome 11, bRisTri1.patW.cur.20221130, whole genome shotgun sequence:
- the PURA gene encoding transcriptional activator protein Pur-alpha: protein MADRDSGSEQGGGGGGGGAAGAGGPGSGGGGGGGGPGGGLQHETQELASKRVDIQNKRFYLDVKQNAKGRFLKIAEVGAGGNKSRLTLSMSVAVEFRDYLGDFIEHYAQLGPSQPPELAQAADEPRRALKSEFLVRENRKYYMDLKENQRGRFLRVRQTVNRGPGLGSTQGQTIALPAQGLIEFRDALAKLIDDYGVEEEPAELPEGTSLTVDNKRFFFDVGSNKYGVFMRVSEVKPTYRNSITVPYKVWAKFGHTFCKYSDEMKKIQEKQRDKRAAAAAAPPAGAGAEPPPEAEAAAAGPPGALLQAEEPEED from the coding sequence ATGGCGGACAGAGACAGCGGCAGCgagcagggcggcggcggcggcggcgggggcgcggcgggcgccggGGGGCCGggctcgggcggcggcggcggcggcgggggcccgggCGGCGGCCTGCAGCATGAGACGCAGGAGCTGGCCTCCAAGCGGGTGGACATCCAGAACAAGCGCTTCTACCTGGACGTCAAGCAGAACGCCAAGGGCCGCTTCCTCAAGATCGCCGAGGTGGGGGCGGGCGGCAACAAGAGCCGGCTGACCCTCTCCATGTCGGTGGCCGTCGAGTTCCGCGACTACCTGGGCGACTTCATCGAGCACTACGCCCAGCTGGGGCCCAGCCAGCCCCCCGAGCTGGCGCAGGCGGCCGACGAGCCCCGGCGGGCGCTGAAGAGCGAGTTCCTGGTGCGGGAGAACCGCAAGTACTACATGGATCTGAAGGAGAACCAGCGCGGGCGCTTCCTCCGCGTCCGCCAGACCGTCAACCGCGGCCCGGGGCTGGGCTCCACGCAGGGCCAGACCATCGCCCTGCCGGCCCAGGGCCTGATCGAGTTCCGCGACGCCCTGGCCAAGCTCATCGACGACTACGGGGTGGAGGAGGAGCCGGCCGAGCTGCCCGAGGGCACCTCCTTGACTGTGGACAACAAACGCTTCTTCTTCGACGTGGGCTCCAACAAGTACGGCGTCTTCATGCGGGTGAGCGAGGTGAAGCCCACCTACCGCAACTCCATCACCGTCCCCTACAAGGTCTGGGCCAAGTTCGGCCACACCTTCTGCAAGTACTCGGACGAGATGAAGAAGATCCAGGAGAAGCAGCGGGACaagcgcgccgccgccgccgccgccccccccgcgggCGCCGGGGCCGAGCCGCCCCCCGAGgccgaggccgccgccgccgggccgcccggCGCCCTGCTGCAGGCCGAGGAGCCCGAGGAGGACTGA